Within the Paramormyrops kingsleyae isolate MSU_618 chromosome 2, PKINGS_0.4, whole genome shotgun sequence genome, the region CGGCCCTCCCTCAGGTCCCAGGAGCGCACCGTGTTGTCCAAGCCCCCCGTCCACAGCTTGGTGCCGTCGTTGGAAATGTCAATGCAGCTGGCTCCGTCCGTGTGGCCCTGAAACTGCCTGATTTCGCACAAAGAAAATCTTAACGACGCTTAATGAAAAACCCTTTGCTATGTATTATAAGAAATTAAGGGGTTTTTTCTTCCCGCATTTGTAAacagcaacagaaaaaaacagcaacctAAAGCTTTTACAGAGTGTAGCTATTCCTCCATTAGTTAACTGCAAATACTGAAATTTAACTTAGAtctatattttaaattaaactgcATGTTTACAATATCTGGCCTCTGTGGAAAAACCTTAGAAGTTCATATTTTTGTAAGAAACTGTGCAGAGGTCACCTTGACCTGATGGTGTACAAAAATAGGACATGCCAAAAAGTATTGTGGGCAGGGCCGGATCTTCAGGGGCCCTAGGCAGGCACACAGCCAgaaataatttttttggggggggggagggggtgggtgggtCCCCTCCATATGTTTCAGTAACCAGGTAGGGGGGGTTGGGTTTTCCTCACAGATTTTGCCAGCCCCGAGTGTGGAAAGGCCACAGGATCCGCCACGCTCTCACCTGACCAGGGTCTGGTTGTGCAGGTCCCACACGGCGATGTTGCCGTCGCTGCAGCAGGAGAAGCAGACTTTGGAGTCGGGGCTGATGGCCAAGGCGTAGCAGGCGGGGGCCGAGGACGTGAGCTCCGCCTTGATGCGCGGGGTGGGGGCGGCCAGGTCCCAGATGGACAGGGTGCTGGCCTCGCCGCCCACGATCAGGGTGCGGCCGTCGGGAAGGAGTCGGCAGGACCGGATGTAGTTATCCCTGTTCTGTGGAGATGGAAACCTTTGTCAGTCACTCTCAAGGGGGGACAGGAGTCCATAGCATTACAGTTATACCTCATACCCTTAATGACCGAATCCCATTAAAGCGAATGATGGATTAAATGAACGTTGGCCAAGTATCCAAAAGGAAATGTTTATGCGCACAGACTAATATATAAAACCCACCATTTATACACACGCAGgataatttaaaaagaaaacgtGTACACACACTACACAGTATATAACGAGCatgtaaataatatttaattacacttttgcACAGTAAGAATTTCAGCCTTAATTATCACTGCAGAGCAAAGACCAAAGGCAAGAAGGTACCACGCGGTTAACCTGCTAATAGACTAGAACGGAGAATACAAAGAGAAGCTGATTAAATATTAAAGTGAACAAGTGGGGCTTGTTTGAACGCAGCCGTGGAATTCATTCGCAAAAGCAAACCTTTTGTCGCCCTGCCGGCTGGGTGCACACAGAGAACATCGGAAAACGGGTCACAGGTTCTTTGTGAGCACCCAAAAACGCACAGTGTCAGCCTGGCGCTCAGTCCCCACGGCGATCCTACGCCGAGCAAAGCCTGCTCTCCTGTCCGTGAGCTCGGTATACTCGCTACGTCACATGAAGACCTTCAACCAGAAGCACACATCCGGCCCTCAAATCATTCTGGCTGTTCATTATGAATCATCCACTGACTGAATTCCTGTCAATCGCGGAATgacccctcccctcctctccccccccccgtcacgcAAAGACCCCCCACGCTTAAAGCTCTGCCAGGTCAGTGCCAATCAGGGTGCCTTTGTCCCCGCTGTTCCTTTCCCTTGACTCTGCAAGGAACCAGCACCGGTTCCTGAATGactatgaccccccccccatcatcccCCCAATATTCACTCTCACAATTTCACAATTTTTGGCATCTAGTAAGATCTTAACAAGATGGGCCTGGATATTCAAGAGAACGTCAAGGTGAACAAGGGGAAAGAAGGCAACGAgagaaattaaaaagtaataaagaaaaaacaaactaGACCCAGCGTGAATCAATCCAAGGTTTCCCCAAACTGAAAGCAGCCAGGAAAAGGTCACCCAACGTCACAGGCGTCACTGAAAGGCCATGACGTCCGCTTTGAAGGGACAGGCATCTTGCTTTCATCCCTGACTTCCTGCTCCCCTGTCACCCCAAATCAcagcatggggggtgggggggagtaaACAggattctgctttttttttttgaatgcatatcccagccagcaggtggcgcaatGGCCGAGGAACCAGAATCACATGCGAGGCTGAATGTTCAAATGAGTTACAACACCTGCTGTATCCCTCACAGAAGGGTGGTCTGAACTTGAATGGCTTCTCTAAATACTGATAGAAATGGACTGAAGGTTGAGGAAGTAGCCCCAGCACGTGCTCTGCTGTGAGGAATCGTCCTCCACTCACCAGGCAGTCGAGCTGGGATACGGGGCTCTTGTTGCCAGGGTGACTGATGTCCCAGACCTTGACGCAGCCCTTGCCGCCCGTGTAGACGTGCCGGGTGGGGTTGCTGATGGTGACGGCGCACACCACCTCGCCGTGGCTCAGCGTGTTGATCTGGCGGGCGTGCCGTGGGATGCCTGGGCCAATCAGGGCGTCGGGGGGGAAGGGCACGGGCTGCATCTGCCCGTCGGCGCTCACATGGAAGGAGTAGGCcctggggagggaggagggacagGGTGGGAAGTGTGTtagtaagtgtgtgtgtgtctgtgcgtgcgtgcgtgtgcatgtgtgtgtgcgtgtgtgtgtgtgagtcaaATGCCCCAGCTATGGTCGGCCTCCCTCACCCACAACCTCTGACCTCTGGTAATCCACTTCATTATTAGAGCCAGTGTAGCACTGTTTGCTAATTCATTAAGAACATCATTTAAATAATCTGAAGTAACTAATATGAGCCAAGCTCAACACTCGAGCAGATGCCTTAGTGCAGGGATCCCTGCTCAACCATCGTATAAATACTGCATCCCAGGTCGGCCTGAGCGGTCGGGCTATTGGCTGTGCTAATCACCTCCCTGCTGGCTGCAGCTCGGCCTGGGAGCTCGGCTCACAGCCTAAAGGGAACCTGAGGACCGGCCAGAACCCACACtataaacacatgcacacacacatttgtattcatatctttgtggggaccatttctaTGGAAAAAACCCTAATCCAAACAATGACAATATTAACacccacccagccctaagcttaaccataaacaaccaaacaaaatacaagacttttggaagttttagtttttttattgcagtcacagacatttataaaattgagtttccccttctGGGGACCAAAAAATGATCGGTACAATGTCAACGCAACAgggttttatcacattgtggagacacacagacacacacacgcacactttAATATGATCCATAATGGCACAAAACCTGCAAAATATATTCAAGTATCACTCATTTTATAGACACTTATTCAGCAGAGGGCTAAGTCACATTCAAAACTGaccattttatttacttttttaaaagCTACTTTAAAATTTACCTTAAAAGTACACACACCTGCAGACCCTCGGcctacagcacacacacacggacagacggacacacacacacagagctagGTACTCCATGCTTGCCAGCCATATTTTCCCAGGATCCCATTCCGGAAACAAGGAGCATCAGGGCTTACGTACGGTTTTCCGCCTGGGATGCCGGAGAGATTGGGAGGGATGCCGGGAACACGCATGTGATGATGCGGGTCGAAGCCAACCTGTCCAGGACCAAAACCATCAAGAGAGTCAGTTTACGGCCTTTTCATTCCGGATAATTCCGCTGCAGAGCCCTAACCTGAGACAATTATTGTGTAGAATTAAAGACCATGTGACCTGTGGCGTGCGTACTAGTGCGTATAGCAGCAAAAAGAACACCCGTAATGTTTAAAACAGCAAGCATTTGTCCGCCATGGGGGGACTAGTGCCGGTTTTAATCGGACTTTTAGATCAGAGTGTCTGCTGCTGAGCTACGGCCAGACAAGCCTCTGTGACACTGCCAATTCCACAATATATACaccctttttaaaaatccattccaaaaatgatatattttatgtatttgcGTTTGAGATTAGAAATCCAGCCGGCGGGCCAGCTCTGTAAGCACAGGGAGTTTTACGTGCGCCGGGAGAAACATTATCCCAAAGCCTTTCGCCTCCCCTCTGGTGATGGTTTTTGGCCCACAAATGAACCGTGAATTCCGTGGCTGAGCTACAGAGGGGATCTTCTCTTCTGCaagccccaaccccccccccccccctctagaTTTTTCAGTTGGTTTCTTCTGGGATCCAGCTTGACAAATGGGGGCATACCATATTTTGAGCCTGCCATAGGGAAGGGGTTTAGGTAGGTGCTTGTGACTGCAGGAGGGCATGCTTGGTGCGGTATAATGCTTGAGGCTgggatgtttaaaaaaaataaaaaataaaaaaaatctaagacACGGTGGAGCGTACCATCATCTGTGGCGAGGGGAAGTCTCTGTAACGTACCACTTGTGAGCGGCCATAGGCTGCTGCCGCAGCAGCCGCGGCTGCCGCTGCGCTCATCTGAGGAGAGATGTTGTGGAGGCCGGCGTAGGCGGCCCCCGGGCTGGTCAGGTCCCCATTCATGCCGGCGTGGGGCACTATGCCAAAGGGAGCGGGGTAGGGGCAGGGCACGGCCATCGGGGTACGGAGGCCAGGCACTGGGTGAAGGAAAAAGCAGGCCGACGATTAGTGACCTGCAGCTGCATTTAATTTAACAAGTAGGCAGTTTCACTGCATATTTATACAGTTTTTGGCATCTAGTAAGTCTTAACAAGAGGTGGTGCGTTAAATTCTTGCTAGACATCAGTAAGAAGAGGAAAGAATCTGACAAGCTGAATTTCAGGTTTTTACTCCTTACTAAAAGAAAGCTGTAAAAGTGCTATAATGGAAATAAGGCATAAAATCAGGCAGGGGTATAAGCGTGTCGGAGGCGTGTGCCGGCGAAGGCGTGTGCCCGCCCGCGGGCCGCAGTAGGGAGGTCCCCTGGGATCATTAGCCGTGCCGGAGCAGTGGAGCAGAGGCCAGTGGTAATGAGCTGTCTAACCCTCCTGGAGGCGCCGCTGACCACGGCGGGCATCACGCTGGGCTCATGACACGAGCGGGGACCCCAGGACAAAGGCCCCAGGAGGCGAGCGCTCACTGTCAGGGCACCCCAGGCCCTCGGTGCATATTTAAGGGGCCCGCATACGTCACGGGGGCCGGGTCGGGATTCACCCGCTTCCACAAGCCGCAGTCACCAGGAGCCACATATTCGATCCATGGGACAAAGTTTCCAAAAGTGAGcacagaacccccccaccccaccccagatAAAGTGCAGTTCAGAGGAGGAGCATAATGGCAAggaggttgtgtgtgtgtgtgtgtgtgcgcgtgtgtgtgtgtgtgcgtgcgtgtgtgcgcgtgtgtgtgtgcgtgtgtgtgcgtgtgtgtgcgtgcgtgcgtgcgtgtgtgcgcgtgtgtgtgtgcgtgtgtgtgcgcgtgtgtgtgcgtgtgtgtgcgcgtgtgtgtgcgtgtgtgtgtgcgtgcgtgtgtgtgtgcgtgtgtgtgcgtgtgcgcgagGGAGGCTTACCCAGAGGATCTACCCCCGGGGGTTTTCCGGGTACCCCCCTCAGGCTGCTGGCGGAGTTGCTCCCTGGGGTAGTGGCATCAGACCGTGGAGTAGGAGTGCTCGACTTTGACACAGGGGTAGTGGACTTCtcgttctggggggggggatggacaTTAACATCCATCAGACAAGCAAAACAACCCACACACCTGAATGTACAACAGGTAGCACAAGTATCGGGGAGATGGCACTAGGTAGGCAGGCCATGCTCAGAATCACCCAATCAGGATCTCTGTATTATTCAAAGGACCCACCAGGCTGAGCTCTTTGGATTTAGAAGAGGGCGTGCTACTGGAGGAAGCAATGGAGGCGGGGCTGATGGGCGCGTCCTTCTTCATCAGCCGACTCTTGTCCAATCCATTTTCCCTGGGGGAGTGGGCAGGACTCCCTCGCGGGGATGCAGGGTCCTGCATCGGAGAGTGTTACATTTGCTCACAGGGGGTGGACAGAAATCACTTTGCATGACATCATTTGCCGGTGCTCATAGAtacgcccctcccccccgatcTGCATGCAGTTGGATCCCCGACACTGCGTGTTGATATGGTAGCATGAATATGCATGGGCGCCTGTTATCTGGCCCCTCTGCCAGGGCAGGTGTTTGCCGCCACATGACACGGAGCCTCCGAGCATCCAACAGGAGGCGCCCTTCGCACCCCGTGCTCTGCCGCCAAGAAGGCATCCTACACCATGCCACTTCCTCTTAGcgccctccctccctccctcactccacacactcacacgctcCTCTTCTCCATTCAGTACAGCTTTCCCCCCATTTCCCTCCCATACCCTGCCACCAGAGGCTATAATCCCATTCTACCTCATTGGACACGTCCACCACCAGGTTGTCGTCGCTCTTCTCCCCGTCACTGTCCTAAGAATTGCAAAGagatggggttgggggggggggggggtcagtggaTGACTCATCCTTATTTCATGGTGACGCATTCAGTATGTTCACATGGAAAGTGGCGGCTGCAGACTGTGTTTTCCTGCTTACTGCGCGGCTTGGCATCTCTATTCCCCTTCTACACCTCGCCCCCActcccgcccccacccccagcacagGCTGCCAGCCACACACCCCTCCCCAATCTTACATAGCGGGTTGCCAGGTCCTTGTCTTCAGTCTTCTGCTTCTTACTCTCGGATGAGTAGTCAGTGGAGTTGCGGTGCTTCTCCGAGGCTCGGAAGCTGGCCGATGGCGACACAGAGGAGCTCTGCAGAAATGGGGCCGAGGTCAGTGTCTCGCCAGAAGGTCAGCGCCTACTCACACATTCCAGCCGGCCGGACAAAGGGACCTTTTAGGCCCTTTCTTAAGAATGCATCGATTTAGGACGACAGCAGCAGAGGACCTCGGCTGGTCACCCAGGAGGTGCTGTCCTCACCCAGCGCTTGGCTCTACAAACGGGGAAGGCAAAGCCAGCCTCGAGaagagcctccccccccccccccccccccgagacgGGATATTACAGCACCGGGCATGGGGGAGATTAATGTGAGCGATCGTGGAGTACAGAAACCCACCTCTGGTATGAACATGGCTACCGTGACCACAAACAATATCTTTGAGGAGATTTCTGGGAGAGAGGGGCTTATACAGCTGGGGGCCCTGGGAGAGCCAGCCTTGCCCAGCAGAGCTGCACCTCAGAGGCCCAGCTTTGGCACGCCGTTTGAGCGTCGGCGCCTGAAGCAGACACTCGCTCTGATGGACAGGCTGAGGCAGCGGACCAGAAAGAAACCCTACCGCTTCAATTCTTGTCCCGCATTCTTCCGGGACGGTGCGTGGACAAGCTGTTCTGAGGCCCAGACCGACTGAAACTCTTCCCTTGTTTCCTCGGTGCGTAATTAAACACCTCAGAGGGCCTGGCCGCTAACTCAATGTGGAAGAATTAGCTGATCACATTAAATGCGACACAGAAGAGCCTCTCAGATGTAATGAGGACAAAGCCACTTGATATGAGCACTGTGTCCTCCCGCGGTCCTCAACAACCTCTAATGCATCCAGCCAGCCAGGAAATCCTACACGGCGTTGAGGTCCCAGCCAGGGAGTGATGCCCCCCCTCGGCAGGTATTCAGACAGCCCACCGATGGTCCCCCGCCATGGATAACCCGTCACCGATTGGGCAGTCCAGTGGCTGTGACGGCCAGCAGTGCAGCCGGGGCCTCTCTAATGGCCCGGGAGCTCCAGCCTAATAATGGGCCGGGCGCCGCTCCCCCTTCCCCTCGTTACTCCCGTCTCTCTCCTCCGTCTCCGCGCTCCCCCGCGGCTCTGATAGCGGAGGTAATTACTGAGGAGGCTGACAGTGTGTAATTGGGCTGGGAGCCAACAGACGGAGGCTCCAGCTGGGTTCTGGAGCAGTCTGTCGTACGATgcgtggagggggggagggtcaGATTAACTCCAGAAGACATCCCAAGCACACAGAGAAGATCCTGCCCAGCCTGGGAGGAGAGCTCCCCATGCAGAAGGAGGTCCATCCTATGCAGTGAAATCCTCCACTGCAGGCACATGAACCCCCCCAAAAACAGAGAGAGATGCATGGCAGGTGTCTTGTCATCCACCAATGACTGTGCTCCACCTCCCATAAAGTTAAACAGATAAACATTTTGACCGTAAACTCGCTAAAGGCTCACGGAGACCGATCGACCCTCTACAACCAAATGAACACCTTCAACCGATGCACTCTTACAATAAGCCTCCCAGTGTTATCAACCAAATGTGTCCATGCCTATCAAGTGTCCGGGTGCCGTCAACATGACAAAGTCATTTAGACTGGCTCGAATGTGAGAGGAGACAGGCATGTCCATCAGAGGGACATGCCAGAGCAGGACACTGCATTCACTGCCAATGCGCAgcaccccacacccccaccacccccccccaccccccaacgaGGCAGATGTGCTGCCAAAAAACAGCACAATTCAAATCCTTCACAATATACGTCCTCCATTAACCTTTCTCAAAGCAATAAACCCGCAAATTAAGCCCTCGTGTAAGTCTTTCATTAACGGCAatcttaattaatttaattgcgTAATGACAGACTCAGGTGCTTCTCGACGACCGAGtccctggaatgctgccagcagcAGAGCCGGAAGATTCTCCCCGGCGCCTGACCTGTCATTCGGCATACGACTCTATTTCCCACGTCTCAGGGCTTGTCTTACAGCTCACGTCTATATTGTCCTTGGCTTATATTCTGTCCTAACCTTTACATCTATATTCTCGCTGTTCTGTAGCATGCCAGCCACATGCGTGACCATGGTCTTATTGTACGTTTATAGTACTATCATCTATGCTGCAAATTAATAACAATTAGCTGCATCAGAGTGTGTATGGGTCAGACCGTGGTTCAGATATGAAAGGGACAAAAGAGTCTCGGCTTCCAGTCCCCCTGCTGGATGCACCACAGTAACTCTGGCAGGCTACCGTGATGCTGACTGAACAAACCCTCATAATCAGATTATGACCACAACCACAAGCCAAGTAACAAGCAGTTGAAACATTTCAGAATTGCCACAGGAAAAAAAGGCAGAACTCTGCTCTCTGGATGAGTTACATTTCATCCATCTTAACACGTTGTGAAATGTGGTTATATGAGAGCCGTGGTTATGTCCGCACCGGATCCCGGCATCGCTCGAGATAAACCGCCGCGGTGTCCGCACCGGATCCCGGCATCGCTCGAGATAAACCGCCGCAGTGGCCGCACCGGATCCCGGCATCGCTCGAGATAAACCGCCGCAGTGTCCGCACCGGATCCCGGCATCGCTCGAGATAAACCACCACCGTGTCCGCACCGCATCCCAGCATCGCTCGAGATAAACTGCCGCAGTGTCCGCACCGGATCCCAGCATCGCTCGAGATAAACCGCCGCAGTGTCCGCACCGGATCCCAGCATCGCTTTCATTTCAGAATTGCCACAGGAAAAAAAGGCAGAACTCTGCTCTCTGGATGAGTTACATTTCATCCATCTTAACACGTTGTGAAATGTGGTTATATGAGAGCCGTGGTTATGTCCGCACCGGATCCCAGCATCGCTCGAGATAAACCACCACCGTGTCCGCACCGCATCCCGGCATCGCTCGAGATAAACCGCCGCGGTGTCCGCACCGGATCCCGGCATCGCTCGAGATAAACCGCCGCGGTGTCCGCACCGGATCCCGGCATCGCTCGAGATAAACCGCCGCGGTGTCCGCACCGGATCCCGGCATCGCTCGAGATAAACCGCCGCGGTGTCCGCACCGGATCCCGGCATCGCTCGAGATAAACCACCACCGTGTCCGCACCGCATCCCAGCATCGCTCGAGATAAACCGCCGCAGTGTCCGCACCGGATCCCAGCATCGCTCGAGATAAACCGCCGCAGTGTCCGCACCGGATCCCAGCATCGCTTTCATTTCAGAATTGCCACAGGAAAAAAAGGCAGAACTCTGCTCTCTGGATGAGTTACATTTCATCCATCTTAACACGTTGTGAAATGTGGTTATATGAGAGCCGTGGTTATGTCCGCACCGGATCCCAGCATCGCTCGAGATAAACCACCACCGTGTCCGCACCGCATCCCAGCATCGCTCGAGATAAACCGCCGCGGTGTCCGCACCGGATCCCAGCATCGCTCGAGATAAACCGCCGCGGTGTCCGCACCGGATCCCGGCATCGCTCGAGATAAACCGCCGCGGTGTCCGCACCGGATCCCGGCATCGCTCGAGATAAACCGCCGCGGTGTCCGCACCGGATCCCGGCATCGCTCGAGATAAACCGCCGCAGTGTCCGCACCGGATCCCAGCAACACTCGAGATAAACCGGCACAGTGTCCGCACCGGATCCCAGCATCGCTCAAGATAAACCGCCGCAGTGTCCGCACCGGATCCCAGCAACACTCGAGATAAACCGCCGCAGTGTCCGCACCGGATCCCAGCAACACTCGAGATAAACCGCCGCAGTGTCCGCACCGGATCCCAGCAACACTCGAGATAAACCGCCGCCGTGTCCGCACCGAATCCCAGCATCGCTCGAGATAAACCGGCACAGTGTCCGCACCGAATCCCAGCATCGCTCGAGATAAACCGGCACAGTGTCCGCACCGGATCCCAGCATCGCTCGAGACAAACCACAGTGGTGTTTGCACCAGATCTCGCCATTGCTTGGGATAAATCGGCACCATGTCTGCACCAGATTTCAGTACTGCTTGGTATCCCAACTGTTGTATCAGCTCCAGTAAAACTGCCGCCATACGTCTGACGGCACCATGAGGAGAGAAGTGATCCCAGTAGGGATCTGTGCAGTTGGAGTGAATGCCAGCATTCCAGGATGCAGCCTGGTCATGGCAGGTCCCTGAGGGGCtcagagagacagggacacggagcgggacacacacacacacacagtaatgtGACTTCCCCGGCTCTTATCTGCCAGCAGCCGCCCTGAGTGGGTTGCAGGGGGCCATGGGAGCAGCTCTGTCTGTGACCCGGCCACTTCTCACACACAGCCATTGGAAGCAATTACTGActggaccccccctccccaggagaGGCCCCAATCTGATTTACTGTTAATAGCCTCCGACATGCTGCATCAGAGTGGGACCAAGCGCATTAGGGCCTCACcacaggccaccctcctcctcTGTCCCATTCCTCCTCATCCCTCCATCTCCACAGAAAAGCTGAGGTGTCCCCCACATGCTCTGAGGACTCGCGATAGTGGCCAAATCCGTCCTGACGCATCATTTGCGGctgaatgggggaggggggcggttcCTCGCTTTTGAAGGACGAGGTGTTcctttcccaaaaaaaaaaaggaaaatattacCGGCATGACTAGAGACGCCGTACAAAGAACTCGGGTGGTGAAATTAAAAAACCGCCTTCAGTCAGACTGCATATTCGCACATTCATATTCAGTGAGCTGAAAGTAAGGTCGCAACCGCATCCACATTACAAAGAATCGCTGTCATTTAGTGATCTGACTGCTCAGTATGCGCTATATGTGTCTCACCAGTGTGTTTGCTAAGCATTCCATttgaattccccccccccccccccatgtatgGCACAATTACCTCTTCCGCATTTGTGCATAATATTATTCCTGCTTTTATGTTCAGCACAGACAGATTCACGTCATAATTCGGCACTTTCTGACCATCACGTAACAATGGGAGGCGGGAAAggtggaggacagggaggagccAACTGAGTCAGTAATGATGGGAGGAGCCAACAGCGAGCCGGGGGGCAGCCGACAGCGAGCCGGGGAGGCCGGGGGGCAGCCGACAGCGAACCGGGGAGGCCGGGGGCAGCCGATAGCGAACCGGGGAGGCTGGGGGGCAGCCGACAGCGAACCGGGGAGGCCGGGGGGCAGCCGGGGAGGCCGGGGGTACCAAGTGCTCCCTTCCCGGCTCTTTTTCAGCCACAGTTTACATCCAGCCCCTGCATTTTGTTACCAAAGCTGACAGGGTTGACCACAGGTCATAAAGCAGCGTTGTAAATCCATCAGAGGCTGCCGGCAAATTCCTATATGGGGGGGCAGGACGGGCCAGCAGGCGGGGAGGCCTCAGGCCCACAGCGCCATCCTGCTGCCGCAGGGCTGCTGCATTATCAGGACTCTTTTGTTTGTCCCCATTTGTATCTAATGCTTTTGTCAACAGGCCCACAAAAGGCTGAGCAAACAGGCAAGACAAACACGAGCTCTGATGGCGGCGCCACTAAATCCCACAATTATCCTCcagctgctcacacacacacatgcgcatacgcgtgcgcacacacacacacacacacacacacacacatgcgcatacgcgtgcgcacacacacacacacacacacacatgcgcatacgcgtgcgcacacacacatacatacatacatacatacatacatacatacatacatacatacatggaCATACGCATACATGAACACACGCACATAAAGACCTGTGCTCGTAtctttctatgggcaa harbors:
- the LOC111839205 gene encoding transducin-like enhancer protein 4 isoform X9, giving the protein MIRDLSKMYPQARHPAPHQPAQPFKFTISESCDRIKEEFQFLQAQYHSLKLECEKLASEKTEMQRHYVMYYEMSYGLNIEMHKQAEIVKRLNAICAQVIPFLSQEHQQQVVQAVERAKQVTMAELNAIIGQQLQAQHLSHGHALPVPLTPHPAGLQPPTLPPVGGSASLLALSSALSGHPQLPIKDEKKHHDNEHQRDRDSVKSSSVSPSASFRASEKHRNSTDYSSESKKQKTEDKDLATRYDSDGEKSDDNLVVDVSNEDPASPRGSPAHSPRENGLDKSRLMKKDAPISPASIASSSSTPSSKSKELSLNEKSTTPVSKSSTPTPRSDATTPGSNSASSLRGVPGKPPGVDPLVPGLRTPMAVPCPYPAPFGIVPHAGMNGDLTSPGAAYAGLHNISPQMSAAAAAAAAAAAYGRSQVVGFDPHHHMRVPGIPPNLSGIPGGKPAYSFHVSADGQMQPVPFPPDALIGPGIPRHARQINTLSHGEVVCAVTISNPTRHVYTGGKGCVKVWDISHPGNKSPVSQLDCLNRDNYIRSCRLLPDGRTLIVGGEASTLSIWDLAAPTPRIKAELTSSAPACYALAISPDSKVCFSCCSDGNIAVWDLHNQTLVRQFQGHTDGASCIDISNDGTKLWTGGLDNTVRSWDLREGRQLQQHDFTSQIFSLGYCPTGEWLAVGMENSNVEVLHVTKPDKYQLHLHESCVLSLKFAHCGKWFVSTGKDNLLNAWRTPYGASIFQSKESSSVLSCDISVDDKYIVTGSGDKKATVYEVIY
- the LOC111839205 gene encoding transducin-like enhancer protein 4 isoform X4, whose translation is MIRDLSKMYPQARHPAPHQPAQPFKFTISESCDRIKEEFQFLQAQYHSLKLECEKLASEKTEMQRHYVMYYEMSYGLNIEMHKQAEIVKRLNAICAQVIPFLSQEHQQQVVQAVERAKQVTMAELNAIIGQQLQAQHLSHGHALPVPLTPHPAGLQPPTLPPVGGSASLLALSSALSGHPQLPIKDEKKHHDNEHQRDRDSVKSSSVSPSASFRASEKHRNSTDYSSESKKQKTEDKDLATRYDSDGEKSDDNLVVDVSNEDPASPRGSPAHSPRENGLDKSRLMKKDAPISPASIASSSSTPSSKSKELSLNEKSTTPVSKSSTPTPRSDATTPGSNSASSLRGVPGKPPGVDPLVPGLRTPMAVPCPYPAPFGIVPHAGMNGDLTSPGAAYAGLHNISPQMSAAAAAAAAAAAYGRSQVVRYRDFPSPQMMVGFDPHHHMRVPGIPPNLSGIPGGKPAYSFHVSADGQMQPVPFPPDALIGPGIPRHARQINTLSHGEVVCAVTISNPTRHVYTGGKGCVKVWDISHPGNKSPVSQLDCLNRDNYIRSCRLLPDGRTLIVGGEASTLSIWDLAAPTPRIKAELTSSAPACYALAISPDSKVCFSCCSDGNIAVWDLHNQTLVRQFQGHTDGASCIDISNDGTKLWTGGLDNTVRSWDLREGRQLQQHDFTSQIFSLGYCPTGEWLAVGMENSNVEVLHVTKPDKYQLHLHESCVLSLKFAHCGKWFVSTGKDNLLNAWRTPYGASIFQSKESSSVLSCDISVDDKYIVTGSGDKKATVYEVIY
- the LOC111839205 gene encoding transducin-like enhancer protein 4 isoform X7, which encodes MIRDLSKMYPQARHPAPHQPAQPFKFTISESCDRIKEEFQFLQAQYHSLKLECEKLASEKTEMQRHYVMYYEMSYGLNIEMHKQAEIVKRLNAICAQVIPFLSQEHQQQVVQAVERAKQVTMAELNAIIGQQQLQAQHLSHGHALPVPLTPHPAGLQPPTLPPVGGSASLLALSSALSGHPQLPIKDEKKHHDNEHQRDRDSVKSSSVSPSASFRASEKHRNSTDYSSESKKQKTEDKDLATRYDSDGEKSDDNLVVDVSNEDPASPRGSPAHSPRENGLDKSRLMKKDAPISPASIASSSSTPSSKSKELSLNEKSTTPVSKSSTPTPRSDATTPGSNSASSLRGVPGKPPGVDPLVPGLRTPMAVPCPYPAPFGIVPHAGMNGDLTSPGAAYAGLHNISPQMSAAAAAAAAAAAYGRSQVVGFDPHHHMRVPGIPPNLSGIPGGKPAYSFHVSADGQMQPVPFPPDALIGPGIPRHARQINTLSHGEVVCAVTISNPTRHVYTGGKGCVKVWDISHPGNKSPVSQLDCLNRDNYIRSCRLLPDGRTLIVGGEASTLSIWDLAAPTPRIKAELTSSAPACYALAISPDSKVCFSCCSDGNIAVWDLHNQTLVRQFQGHTDGASCIDISNDGTKLWTGGLDNTVRSWDLREGRQLQQHDFTSQIFSLGYCPTGEWLAVGMENSNVEVLHVTKPDKYQLHLHESCVLSLKFAHCGKWFVSTGKDNLLNAWRTPYGASIFQSKESSSVLSCDISVDDKYIVTGSGDKKATVYEVIY
- the LOC111839205 gene encoding transducin-like enhancer protein 4 isoform X2, yielding MIRDLSKMYPQARHPAPHQPAQPFKFTISESCDRIKEEFQFLQAQYHSLKLECEKLASEKTEMQRHYVMYYEMSYGLNIEMHKQAEIVKRLNAICAQVIPFLSQEHQQQVVQAVERAKQVTMAELNAIIGQQQLQAQHLSHGHALPVPLTPHPAGLQPPTLPPVGGSASLLALSSALSGHPQLPIKDEKKHHDNEHQRDRDSVKSSSVSPSASFRASEKHRNSTDYSSESKKQKTEDKDLATRYDSDGEKSDDNLVVDVSNEDPASPRGSPAHSPRENGLDKSRLMKKDAPISPASIASSSSTPSSKSKELSLNEKSTTPVSKSSTPTPRSDATTPGSNSASSLRGVPGKPPGVDPLVPGLRTPMAVPCPYPAPFGIVPHAGMNGDLTSPGAAYAGLHNISPQMSAAAAAAAAAAAYGRSQVVRYRDFPSPQMMVGFDPHHHMRVPGIPPNLSGIPGGKPAYSFHVSADGQMQPVPFPPDALIGPGIPRHARQINTLSHGEVVCAVTISNPTRHVYTGGKGCVKVWDISHPGNKSPVSQLDCLNRDNYIRSCRLLPDGRTLIVGGEASTLSIWDLAAPTPRIKAELTSSAPACYALAISPDSKVCFSCCSDGNIAVWDLHNQTLVRQFQGHTDGASCIDISNDGTKLWTGGLDNTVRSWDLREGRQLQQHDFTSQIFSLGYCPTGEWLAVGMENSNVEVLHVTKPDKYQLHLHESCVLSLKFAHCGKWFVSTGKDNLLNAWRTPYGASIFQSKESSSVLSCDISVDDKYIVTGSGDKKATVYEVIY